The sequence CCGCTGGTGTTGAGATCGATCTTGCCCTTCTGCTTGAGCTTGGTCGCGGTCAGGCCGTAGCGCAGCTGCACACCATCACCGGTGGTGGGCGCACCTGCGGCACCGCCGCGCCCACCGGGGCTGTCGGTGCCCCCCTGCTTGTTGCACGAACTACCAGCGGCTGCGCACGCGAGCGCAGCGACGAGACCGAACCGGACGAGCTTCGACATGGCCCGCGTACGCTACCAAAACCCCGCGCCACCGCGGCCACCGGAGGGACCATGGCCGACCGGCCCCGCCCGTGGTAATCCCCGTCGCCCATGGCGCTCGAGTTTCTCGCTGCGTTGTTCGGTCCACGGCTCAAGCTGCCGGCTGATCAGGTCACGCGCCTGCCCGGAGCCGCCAAGAAGGCCGCTGCACCGCACGCCACCGCGATCCAGGCCACGCTCGACAAGATCTCGGCGCTGCCCAACATCGCGGACATGAAGGACACCAAGCGGGTACCGCGGGGCTTCACGCCGCTGGTGAAGGAACTCCTCCACCACGTCGACGCCTACCACGACGCGCTGCGCGAATCGATGGGCCTGACCGACGTCAAGCGCCCCGGCGAGCCGGGCGGCTGCAACGCCTGCTACACCGCGCCGGTCGGCGTCTCGAGCATCGAGGCGCTCAACATCTATCGCGCCGCTCGACCGTGGAAGGACTTCGCGGAGGTCGTGCGCAAGCTCGTCGAGTACGCGCAGGAGCAGTACAAGGACGTGCAAGCCGGCGCCAAGGGCAAGGACGCCGAGAAGGTCCGCTTCGGCGGCAAGGCGGTGCAGAACGGCCGCTTGGTGTTCGCCAAGAAGGAGCACGCGTGCCCGCTGCTCGACCCCGCGACCCAGCGCTGCCGCGTTTGGGCGGAGCGCCCGATCGCGTGCCGCATGCAGCACCACGTCACTTCGCCCGAGCACTCGCGGCCGAGCCACGCCGAGTTCCCCAAGGGCGTGCGCTCGAAGAACCTGCGCCTGCCGGTGCGCGCTCAGGTCACGCTGTCACAGCTCGACAAGCGCATCGCCCTCGAGCTGTCGCCCTTCCTCTACGCCTCGATCCCACAGATCGCCCAGATCACCGAGGGCCAGCAGCTGACCGAGGTCGGCGAGGCGCCGGTGCGGATGCAGCAGGACGGCTCCGTCGCACGCCCGGCCAACCGGAACGTCGCGCACGCCAAGAAATTCCAGAAGGACAAGAAGAAGTCCGCGCGCAAGAAGTGAGCGACTCGCTCACGCGGACCACGACAACCGGGGGCCCCGCGGCAACGCTGGATTCTCGCCGGTGCGGGCGCGCGCCGGCGCCTGCAGCGAGGGCAGCGCGCGGAACGGCGTGCGACCATCGCCGATCGCTCGGCCCGCGATCGCGGCCCGGCGGGTGGCGAGTTCACGCACCAGCGCCCGCCAGCGGCGGAGATCGTCCTTGAGCAGCGGGTCCGAGCCGATCACACAGCGGGCCCGCGCCCGCGCGCTCTCACCGATGCGCTCGCCGAAGTACGCACCCAGCCCACCCAGGGTCGTGGTCGAGAACAACGCGACCACCACGAGGCCGAGCGCCGCCAGCAAGAAGCCCGGGTTGGCGGCGCCCAGGCACATCCAGCACACCAGCGCGAAGACCCCCACGCCACCGCCGACCCCGAGCGCACGCCCGCGCTGCATCGCCAGCGCGCTTGCAGCCTCGGCCTCGATCAGCGCGCCCGAGCTAGCGCGGCCCGAGGTTCGCACCGCCAGCGCACCGGGGGCCCGGCGCTGGGGATCGAGGATGTTCTCGATCGCGATCTGGGCCCGGAAGTCGCCCCGGCGCACCGTCAGGCGTGCGCCGTTGCTGGGGCCCGCCGGCGAGTCGATCTCGACGGTGTAGCCGCGCTCGCGCGGGAAATACATGGCCCAGGTCTGCGCGGCCCACTCGACCAGGCCACGCACCTCGTCACGCACCTGGGCGGGCTTGAGCCCGGTGCACGGCACCGACCATCCGAACGGATCGAAGCCACTGGCCTCGCGCAGATCCACGTCATCAACGTAGCGTGCGCCCAGGGCAGCGTCCACCGACGCTGCGTTCGCATGCACTTCCCAAGGTGGTGCACGCGATCACGATCGCGGCTTCACTTCGTCCACTCATAGCTCACGTACGCCCGCATCGCACCTTTGGCCTCCCCGCACATCATCGTCACGCGGTAGCGATCGGTCGAGCCGGTGATCTTGAGGCGGCCTGGCAACTTCTCGTCGGGCCCGCGTTGCAGGTTGGTGACCTCGCCGCCGACCCGCTTCTCGAGCTGCTCGGCGCACGACTCGGCGGTGGTGCCAGCGGGCAGCTCGAAGAGGATCTGCGACGAGAAGAAGCCCTCGTCGGTGCGCTCGGATCGACTCACGTCCTGGGCCTTCGCGCCCTCGAGCATGTCCTTGCGGAACCAATCGGGATCGCGGAAGCGCTGCCCCAATGGATCGGCAGCGGCGGCCGCCTTGGCGTCGTCCACCGGCGCCGGCGTCGGCTCCTGCACGGGGCGCGCGAGCGGTGGCTTGTTCGCGTCGGCCTTGTCGTCGACCGCGACGGCCTTGCCAGCGTCGGGCTTGGCCTCGGCATGGCTGCCGGCCTTGCCCGCGTCGGCAGCACCGCCGCCCTTGCCCCCGCAGGCCATCGCCACGACCAGGGCCAACCACACTGCTCCGCCTCGCGACCGACGCATCGACATCATCGGGCCGAACACTAGCAGGGCGGCGCGCCCCCTGCCGCCCTCGGCGTGACGGCCGGCGGCCGCCCGCAGCGTCACTTGCCGTGGACGCAGCGGGCCCCGACGGCGGCGTCGGGCTCGAGCTCGACCGCCACCCACGGTGTGTCGATGGCGGGCTCGCCGGCCGCGGGCCGTTGTTCGACGGCGCCATCGGCGGTCCAGAACGGCCCCGGCCCGCGGAACAGCGCGGCGATCGCCTCGACCTCGGCGATGGTCGGCAGCCGCCACTCACTCCAACGGCGGCCGTCGGCCTCGAAGTCGAGCGCCTCGCAGAACGCCCGCGCCTCGTCCTGCGCGACCGCCTCGGCGATGCCGCCGAACAGCTCGACCGCGCCGACGTTGCGCACGATCGGCAGCGGGGGCCCGACCGCGGGCACCTCCAGCGACGCGGTCGCGGCGTCGAGATCGGCGGCGCATCGGAAGCCTCGCATGGGATCGGCCGCAGCCGCACCGCTGCGATCGCCGACGCGGGCCGACTTCCACACCCAGCGCTTGGCTGCCTGCTGGGGATCGGTGGCGATCGCCTTGGCGAGCGGGCCGTCCTTGCGACGGAAGTCGACCGCACCGTAGGCCGCGAGCGGTGCCGCGGGATCGAACTCGTCGGCGACCCACTCGTTGGCGTTGGTGCCCATGCCGCGAACGCCGAAGTAGCTGAGGTCGACGACCGGTGTGTCGATCGGCAGCAACCCAGCGAGGTACTCGTCGCGCAGCTCGTTGCCCCACGGATACATGCGGGCATCGACGCCGCGCGCGGCGTACTCCCACTCGAGCTCGGTCGGCAGACGCTGCCCGACCGAGCTGCAGTACGCGGCGGCTTGCTCGTGGGTCACGCAGGTCTGCGGCACGTTGGGGCGCCCGCCCTCGGGCGTGCGCTCGAGCAGCGCGTCGGCCGAGCACGCCGCGGTGCACTTGCCGGCGTCGATGCAGGCCTGGTAGGCGCTTCGCGTGACCTCGTTGACGTCGATCCAGAAGCTCGACGCCTGCACCACGCGCGGTGGCTGACCCGCCCACTGCAGCCGCGGATCGCCGGCGGTCTTGCGGAAGTCGTAGGTCGAGGGCAGATCGCCGACGATGAACTCGCCCTTGGGGATCTGCACTTGCTGGCCCTGCGGCACCACGCGGGTTGCCAGGGCCACGCACTGCCCCTGCGCATTGCGACCGGTGCCTCGCGTGCACTCCGAGGGCAGCTCGTTGCCCCGCGGATCGATGACGGGCTCGGGCGGCTTCGGAGGCGGCTCGGCGGTCGCGAGCGGTATCGGGTCGGGGGTGTCGACGACGTCGAAGCGATGCGAGCTCCGATCGCACGCAGGCGCGAGCAAGGTGAACACGAGCGGGAGGATTTGACGACGCATCGCGACTTCCAGGGCCGGGGGAGTGTACCGCTTCGTCCGAGCACCTTGGCCGATCCGATGCACGCGCCGCAGCGGCATCGCCGGTGCTGCCGGCGCCAACGCGGTTGGCGGCCCGGCCGGCCTCACAGCTCGAAGCGCGCGAGGTGCTGGTCCGGCAGCGGCGGCCGCAGCAGGCTGCCCGCCACCAGCCCCGCGACGGTCGCAGCCACGCCGAGCACGCCGATCTGCAGCGACCACGGATTGAGTTCGGCGTACCACGCGGGCGTCAGCTGCTGCAACGCGAAGGCCAGGAAGCAGGTGCCCAGCCCCGCGCCCAGCCCCCACGTCGCGCCGGCCCGGTTGGCGCGGCGCCAGTACAGCGCCGCGAGCGTCAGCGGCAGGAACTGGATCGGCACCGCGTACGCGAGCAGCAACAGATCCACCACCGAGGCGCGGCCACCGATCGCCAGCAGCGCGAACGCGACGATCGCCAGCACGACCACCGATACCCGCATGCCCCGGGTCTGCGCACGATCGTCGAGCGCCATGCCGAGTCCGACCACGCCGACGTCGCGCACGAGGATCGAGGCGCCGGCGTGCAGCAGCGCGTCGCCAGTCGACATCGAAGCCGCCAGCACCGCGAACGTGACGATCGCGACCACCAGCTGGGTGTCGCCGAGCTCGGGCCGCGACACGATCCACAGCAGCACCGAGTCGTCGGCGGGCCCCCCGGCGAGCAAGGCCGCGTAGCCCAGCAACAACAGCGGCACCAGGAAGAACAGAAAGCTCGGATAGAGCACCGCCGACAGCTGCACGAGTCGCGCACTGCGGGCGGTGAAGCACTTCATGAAGACCTGCGGCCACATCGAGAAGCCCAGCGCGGACACCAGGATCTCGCTGGTGTACTGCCCGAAGCCGGTCGGGCCGGGGCCCGGCAGCACCAGCGCGTCGGGCCGCTCGAGTGCAACGCGATCGAACATGGGCGCCACGCCGCCGAACAGCTCGTGGGGCACCCACAAGCCCAACCACCACACGATGACCAGCATCGCCGCGCCCTGCAGCACGTTGGTCCACGCGACCCCGCGCACGCCTCCGATCACCACGTAGGCGACCACCACGGCATAGACCACGAATGCGCCGAGCCCCGGCGACCAGCCAGTGACGGCCTGCATCACGACGCCGGCGCCCTTGAGCTGGATGACGAGGTACGGCAAGAACGCCAGCACCGTCGCGACGCCCATCCAACCGGTCACCGCGCGGCTGTCGAAGCGGGCGCCGATCAGCTCGGCCTGCGTCACCAGGCCCAGGCGCGCGCCGAGCCGCCGCACCTTGGCGCCGAAGTAGAAGACCGGCACGAAGCCAACCGCGCCGTAGGCGAGGATGTAGAACGCGTCCGAGCCCTTCGCGACCACCCGCTGCGGGGTCCCGAGCAAAGCGTAGGCGCTGAACACCGTCGCGCCCATCACGAAGTACATCACGAGCGGTCCGAACGCGCGCTCGCCCGCGACGTAGTCGGCGACGTCACCTCGGCCCACGCGTCCGGCCGCGATGCCGATCGCGAGCGTGATCGCGAGGTAGCCGAACACCACCAGCGCCGGCATCGTCGTCATCAGCCGCCGCCCTCGTCGTCGTGCTCGCGATCATCGACGCAGCGCAGCACGTAGAGCAGCGCGAGTGCGCCGCAGTTGAGCGCGACCACGATCAGCACGTAGACCAACGACCACGGCAGGCCCAGCACCCGCGGCTCGACGTGATTGCCGAGCAACGCGTAGGCCGGCGCGACGAGCAACACGGTCGAGGCCGCGAAGTACACGAGGCCGACGCGCGCCAGCGCCCTGCGCCATGCCCGGGGCGAGTCCACGTGTGCTACGCCAGCGCCTTGCGCAGGAACGCCAGCGTGCGATCCCACGCGATCTTGGCTGCGGCGGCGTCGTAGACCTCGGGCCGGTGATCGTTGAAGAACGCGTGCTGTGCGTCGTAGAGGTGATCCTCGACTTCGACGCCCGCCGCCCGCAGGCGCGCGACCAGATCGTGCGCCTGCGCGACCGGGATGTAGTCGTCGTGCTCGGCGAAGTGGGTCTGCACCGGGCCCGAGAGCCGATCGAGCCGGGGCTCGGCCTTGGGATGCACGCCGTAGAAGTCGACCACCGCGCAGATCGACTCGGGATACTCGCCGGCGGCGTGCAGGGCCAGCTTGCCGCCCATGCAGAACCCGACCGCCGCGACCTTCTTCGGCGTGACCGAAGCGTGGGCCAGCAGGTACGCCGCGGCGCCACCGAGCTGCCGGCTGGCGTCGGGGATGTCGAGCTCCATCAGGCGGCGCCCGGCATCGTCGGGTCCGCTCGCCGACTCACCGCGGTAGAGATCGGGCGCGAGCGCGGCGAAGCCCGCCGCAGCGAAGCGATCGGCGACCTGCTTGATGTGATCGACCAGACCCCAGTACTCCTGGATGACCAACACGCCCGGCCCATGGCCACTGGCGGGGAGCGAGAGGTAGCCGGTCGCAGTGCGACCGTCCGCGGGGAACTCGACCATCGATGACGCCATGTGCTGCTCCTTCGGAGGGTTTGCCGACGAGGTCGGAGTGTAACAAAGCTCCCCTCGCGCGAGCGCCCCGCGTATCCTCGCGAGCACCGTGAAGTACGACATGGTCGACCGCCGCTGCATCGTCACGGGCGCGAGCTCGGGCATCGGCAAGGAGATCGCGCGCAACCTGGCCTACTTCGGCGCCTCCGTGGTGCTCGCGTGTCGCGACCGCGATCGTGGCAGCGCCACACTCCACGAGATCGTCACGGACAGCGGCAACGAGAACGTGACCATGATGCAGGTCGACCTCGGCCATCGGCAGTCGATCCGCGCGTTCGTCAAGAACGTGACCGCCGGCGGCCCGGTGCACGTGCTCGTCAACAACGCCGCCGTGCTGTGTGCCGATCGCCGCGTGAGTCCCGACGGCATCGAGCAGACGTGGGCGACCAACGTGCTCGGCTACTTCGCGCTGACCAACCTCCTGCTCCCGACCCTGCGACGCTCGGGGCCGGCGCGGGTGGTGAACGTGGCGTCGACGTTCGCCCGGGGCCTGCAGCTCGACGACGTGCAGTTCGAGCGACGCAAGTACTCTGGGATGGCTGCCTACGCCGCCAGCAAGCAGGCCGATCGCATGCTCGCGTGGCGCCTCGCCGAGCTGACGGTCAACGACGACGTGAGCGTGCACGCCTGCCACCCCGGTGCGGTCGGCAGCGGGCTGTTCCGTGAGCAGAGCGGATGGTTGGGACGACTCATCCGCATGGGTCAGGGGTGGGCACTCAAGTCACCGAACGCGGGCGCGCTCACACCGACCTTCGTGGCGGCGGACCCCACGGTCGCGGCCGAGAGCGGACGCTTCTGGATCGATCGTGCCCCGCGGCCATGCCCGTTTGCGCGGGATCGGGCGGCGCTGCTCGAGCTGTGGCGCATCTGCGTCGAGCAGACCCAGTGTGATGCGTGATCCAGCTCGCTCGCTGTGCCACGCGCAACTGTGTTGCGTGAGCACACCACGATCGCCGCGACACGTGTGACACGTGACAGCGCTGTCGTAGTGTAACGATGGACGCCGCTGCGCAATACAAACCATCGTGCGCGCGGTGGAGACGGTGTGCGGTCGCGGGATAAACCCCCGCGATCGTGTGGGGAATGACCCGGATCCCGTGTGCCCGCATCGGCCGCGGTGGCGGAATCGGGCGGCATGGCGGACCGCTGACGGATCCGTGTTCACGCTGCAATCGCGTGCCTCGACGGTGACCTACGCCATCGTACGGTCGATCCAGCACCGAGACCGCGCACGTATTGAATTTGGCGACTGGAATCCCGGCGAGGATCGAACAGACTTTTGGGTGCGCAGGAACTGGCCCGAGCGGCCATACAAGAGGCAGGTGTCATGAGTCTTCGAGCAAACATCGATCATCTCGCGGCGGCCCCGGGCATCGTGGCCGTCACCGTGGCCGATCCGGCCGGCAACCTCGAGTTCCGCGGCGAAGAGACGTGGAGCCCCATTCTCGGAGCCGCCATGGGGCTCCTCAAGAAGACCGACGAGAGCACGATCCGTCTCGTGATCGGTCAGCACACGGTGGTCCTGCAGGGAGAAGGCGACGAGACCGTCGCCGTCGTCCTGCCCACCGGTCACGCGATTGCGAAGTCGCTTCGCCGCATGATCCGTCGCATGTCCCGCAAGGTGCGTGCGCCGATCGTCCGGCCGGCCATCTCGCAGTCGGTGAGTGATCCCACGCATCCGACCACCTGGGGCTGATCCCTGGGCCGGCTGTGGGGGCACGCACACCGCGCACTGCCTGCCCGACCTGCAACCCGCCCCACCCCGTCGACGAGAACGTGCGTCGACGAGGACGGGACGGGGGGCCAGGCCGGCTGTCAGTGGCCCCCGGCGAAGTCGTAGAAGCTCGTATCTTCCAGCTTGGGTAGTGCGTCGCGGCGAACGAGTAGCGTTCGGACCGCCCATAGATCGCTGAACACCCGGTACCGCAGCGCGGTCTGGTCGAGGTAGTCGACCCCGGCCGAACCACCCGTGCCCGTGCGTCGACCGATCACGCGCTCGACCATGCGTGCGTGTCGCTGACGGAACACCAAGAAGGCTTGCTCGAGCGCGACGATGCCGTCGACGACCTCGCGTGGCCACGCGAGCAGCGGCAGCTCGCGATAGCTCTCGATGAAGACGATGGCCGCGCGGATGCGACTGGTCCGCTCGCGCTCCTCGAGCGGGCGATCCTCCGCGAAGAGGAACATGCGCGCGCCGTCCTTCTCCTTGCGGTAGCGGGTCGCGAGCCGCTCGCGGTCGTTGTCGTTGGTGGCGAGCGCGACGGCCTGGGCGAGGTTGCCGTCGACCTCCTTCGCGTGCGCCTGCAGGTAGTCCTCGAGGAACGCCTGCACGCGGGCACCATCGTCGGGCTCGCCGGGGTGCGAGCCGCAGATCGGCGTGCGGTACAACCAATGCTGCATCGCGGTGAGGATGGTGGGGAGATCTTCGCGGCGCTTCAACACGCGGCGCAGCGCCGGCGACTCGCCCCCGCCCGGAGCCCGCAGCGCGTCGAGGTAGCTGCCCTCGCCGCCGAGCGAGACCCGGACCTCGTCGGCCAAGCCCAGCAGGAATTCGATCTCGCGCAGCTGTGCCGACTGGAACCCGCTCGCCGGCGAGAGCTTGTCGCGGAACGCCAGGTAGTCCCGCGTGGTCATGCTCTCCATCAGCGCGAAGTGCTGCGCAACGTTCTGCATGAGCAGCACGGCGCGACGCAGTCCATGGACGACCTGCGCGAGCGACTGCTCGGGCACCGGCTCCTGGGCCATGCAGTCACGCACCACCACGAGCTCGCGCAGCACCAGCTTGAACCACAGCTCGTCGATCTGATGGATGGTGATGAACAGCACCTCGTCGTTCGCGAGCGCAGTCTCGCTGTCATCCACACCGCTCTGCAGCGCGAGCAGTGACTCCACCTTGATGTAGTCCCAGTACGTGGTCGGCGGTCGTGCCATGGGCAGAGCCGACCCTGCCATCGCCGGTCAGGGCATGGCAAGCCAGCGCGGCTCGATCGGCCGCGCAAAGCGAGCCGCGTCCAGCTCCGCCAGCGAGAGCACCGTGACGTGGGGGACCACACCGCGGGTCAGCTCGGCCACCACCGCACGCGCGGCCGGCGTGGCCAACAAGACCACTGGCCGTCGCTGCAGGTCCACTGGCGCATCGGTGAGCGGTGCGACCCAACGCACACGCGTGGCCTCGTCGAGTTGCAGTCGACCACCCAGCGCTCCGCCGACGCGGTGCAACACGAGCTCCTGCTCGGCATCGGGCTCGAACCGCAGCCAGCGCGGCTCCTCGAGCCGCGCGAGCGCGTCGAGCATGGGTGGCAGCCACGTCGGCGCCAAGCGCTCGCGCACGAACGCGAGCTCGGCATCGCGACGGCCCGCGAGCTCGGGCGGACAATCGGCGAGCGCCGCGAGCACGTCGGAGAGGCGTGGGCACGGCACGCGCTCGCGCACGAAGCCACGCAGCA is a genomic window of Deltaproteobacteria bacterium containing:
- a CDS encoding YkgJ family cysteine cluster protein; the protein is MALEFLAALFGPRLKLPADQVTRLPGAAKKAAAPHATAIQATLDKISALPNIADMKDTKRVPRGFTPLVKELLHHVDAYHDALRESMGLTDVKRPGEPGGCNACYTAPVGVSSIEALNIYRAARPWKDFAEVVRKLVEYAQEQYKDVQAGAKGKDAEKVRFGGKAVQNGRLVFAKKEHACPLLDPATQRCRVWAERPIACRMQHHVTSPEHSRPSHAEFPKGVRSKNLRLPVRAQVTLSQLDKRIALELSPFLYASIPQIAQITEGQQLTEVGEAPVRMQQDGSVARPANRNVAHAKKFQKDKKKSARKK
- a CDS encoding SUMF1/EgtB/PvdO family nonheme iron enzyme; its protein translation is MRRQILPLVFTLLAPACDRSSHRFDVVDTPDPIPLATAEPPPKPPEPVIDPRGNELPSECTRGTGRNAQGQCVALATRVVPQGQQVQIPKGEFIVGDLPSTYDFRKTAGDPRLQWAGQPPRVVQASSFWIDVNEVTRSAYQACIDAGKCTAACSADALLERTPEGGRPNVPQTCVTHEQAAAYCSSVGQRLPTELEWEYAARGVDARMYPWGNELRDEYLAGLLPIDTPVVDLSYFGVRGMGTNANEWVADEFDPAAPLAAYGAVDFRRKDGPLAKAIATDPQQAAKRWVWKSARVGDRSGAAAADPMRGFRCAADLDAATASLEVPAVGPPLPIVRNVGAVELFGGIAEAVAQDEARAFCEALDFEADGRRWSEWRLPTIAEVEAIAALFRGPGPFWTADGAVEQRPAAGEPAIDTPWVAVELEPDAAVGARCVHGK
- a CDS encoding sodium:solute symporter family protein — its product is MTTMPALVVFGYLAITLAIGIAAGRVGRGDVADYVAGERAFGPLVMYFVMGATVFSAYALLGTPQRVVAKGSDAFYILAYGAVGFVPVFYFGAKVRRLGARLGLVTQAELIGARFDSRAVTGWMGVATVLAFLPYLVIQLKGAGVVMQAVTGWSPGLGAFVVYAVVVAYVVIGGVRGVAWTNVLQGAAMLVIVWWLGLWVPHELFGGVAPMFDRVALERPDALVLPGPGPTGFGQYTSEILVSALGFSMWPQVFMKCFTARSARLVQLSAVLYPSFLFFLVPLLLLGYAALLAGGPADDSVLLWIVSRPELGDTQLVVAIVTFAVLAASMSTGDALLHAGASILVRDVGVVGLGMALDDRAQTRGMRVSVVVLAIVAFALLAIGGRASVVDLLLLAYAVPIQFLPLTLAALYWRRANRAGATWGLGAGLGTCFLAFALQQLTPAWYAELNPWSLQIGVLGVAATVAGLVAGSLLRPPLPDQHLARFEL
- a CDS encoding dienelactone hydrolase family protein, translated to MASSMVEFPADGRTATGYLSLPASGHGPGVLVIQEYWGLVDHIKQVADRFAAAGFAALAPDLYRGESASGPDDAGRRLMELDIPDASRQLGGAAAYLLAHASVTPKKVAAVGFCMGGKLALHAAGEYPESICAVVDFYGVHPKAEPRLDRLSGPVQTHFAEHDDYIPVAQAHDLVARLRAAGVEVEDHLYDAQHAFFNDHRPEVYDAAAAKIAWDRTLAFLRKALA
- a CDS encoding SDR family NAD(P)-dependent oxidoreductase, encoding MKYDMVDRRCIVTGASSGIGKEIARNLAYFGASVVLACRDRDRGSATLHEIVTDSGNENVTMMQVDLGHRQSIRAFVKNVTAGGPVHVLVNNAAVLCADRRVSPDGIEQTWATNVLGYFALTNLLLPTLRRSGPARVVNVASTFARGLQLDDVQFERRKYSGMAAYAASKQADRMLAWRLAELTVNDDVSVHACHPGAVGSGLFREQSGWLGRLIRMGQGWALKSPNAGALTPTFVAADPTVAAESGRFWIDRAPRPCPFARDRAALLELWRICVEQTQCDA
- a CDS encoding tryptophan 2,3-dioxygenase; the encoded protein is MARPPTTYWDYIKVESLLALQSGVDDSETALANDEVLFITIHQIDELWFKLVLRELVVVRDCMAQEPVPEQSLAQVVHGLRRAVLLMQNVAQHFALMESMTTRDYLAFRDKLSPASGFQSAQLREIEFLLGLADEVRVSLGGEGSYLDALRAPGGGESPALRRVLKRREDLPTILTAMQHWLYRTPICGSHPGEPDDGARVQAFLEDYLQAHAKEVDGNLAQAVALATNDNDRERLATRYRKEKDGARMFLFAEDRPLEERERTSRIRAAIVFIESYRELPLLAWPREVVDGIVALEQAFLVFRQRHARMVERVIGRRTGTGGSAGVDYLDQTALRYRVFSDLWAVRTLLVRRDALPKLEDTSFYDFAGGH